From the genome of Eublepharis macularius isolate TG4126 chromosome 12, MPM_Emac_v1.0, whole genome shotgun sequence, one region includes:
- the LOC129339737 gene encoding vomeronasal type-2 receptor 26-like has protein sequence MDASQIIQKMEVWRFSSRRVVFVIRIMRVEVLLLLLLCQTAGKMHSMNCPFPEDPFPILHEFYQPGELVIGRIPSHIFFFDSSPSFMEQPTWMLADKPVSIPKEYQNILALAFAVKEINEKSGILPNLSLGFHILNSYYIAKMTYKATLSLLSTQQRFIPNFKCDHQKNLIAVFGALASETSANIATVLALYKIPQFTSGSHAPLHGGKMLFPHLYQMVPNEAHQYMGVVRLLLHFRWTWIGLMAMDDDNGDRFLQAVVPLLTQNRICSSFTLRITKMAFMDDFITVVLRLEEQYRVFLQSKANVYFVYGEPPSLHILSMLLSAAAKFALPPLGKVWVVTSQWDFNTWSINRIWDIEVFHGAISFAVHSSQPPGFPDFLQIVRPSWSKGDGFIQEFWEQAFSCSMTMSDPHKENERICTGEEKLESLPAIFFEMRMTGRSYSLYNAAYAVAHAFHAMHMSRSKQKKKINGGQLNFQNIKPWQLHHFLKYIEFNNTAKDTVRFNENGEILEGFDITNWITFSNSSFVRVKVGRLDPQAPRGQELMVNDDQIVWHKSFNQVLPISVCNDNCHPGYSKKKKDGEKFCCYDCVSCPEQMISEQKDMDVCVKCPEDRYSNAHQTKCISKVVIFLSYKEPLGIILAVLSISFSLITALVLGIFIKHQDTPIVKANNRSLTYMLLISLLLCFLCSLLFIGQPLKVTCLLRQTTFGLIFSVALSSVLAKTITVVLAFTATKPGSGMRKWVGKRMANSIVLFCSFIQAGICVLWLSTSLPFPDKDMHSLNDKIILECNEGSAAMFYCVLGYMGFLAILSFTVAFLARKLPDSFNEAKFITFSMLVFCSVWLTFVPTYLSTKGKSMVAVEIFSILASSGGLLGCIFSPKCYIIILRPKLNNREQLIRRNKIK, from the exons ATGGACGCCAGCCAGATAATTCAGAAGATGGAAGTATGGAGATTTTCTTCTAGAAGAGTAGTTTTTGTCATCCGTATCATGAGAGTAGAAGTGTTGCTACTTTTACTGCTGTGCCAGACTGCAGGCAAGATGCATTCCATGAACTGCCCGTTTCCTGAAGATCCTTTTCCTATTCTTCATGAATTTTATCAGCCTGGAGAACTTGTCATTGGTAGGATTCCATCTCACATCTTCTTCTTTGACAGCAGTCCTTCTTTCATGGAACAGCCCACGTGGATGTTGGCAGATAAACCTGT TTCAATACCAAAAGAATATCAGAACATCTTGGCCTTGGCATTCGCTGTGAAAGAGATCAATGAGAAGTCTGGAATCTTACCAAATCTCAGTTTAGGATTCCACATCCTCAACAGCTACTACATTGCAAAGATGACCTACAAGGCCACCCTCAGCCTGCTTTCTACACAGCAGAGATTTATCCCCAACTTCAAGTGTGATCACCAGAAAAATCTCATCGCTGTATTTGGAGCTCTGGCCTCAGAAACCTCCGCCAACATAGCCACCGTTTTAGCCctctacaagattccacag TTCACTTCTGGATCACATGCTCCACTGCATGGTGGAAAAATGCTGTTCCCTCATTTGTATCAGATGGTCCCAAACGAAGCCCATCAGTACATGGGGGTTGTGCGTTTACTTCTCCATTTCAGGTGGACGTGGATTGGGCTGATGGCGATGGATGATGACAACGGGGACAGGTTTTTGCAGGCTGTGGTCCCTTTGCTTACACAGAATAGGATCTGTTCCTCTTTCACACTGCGAATAACAAAAATGGCATTTATGGATGACTTTATAACAGTGGTTTTAAGGCTGGAAGAGCAGTATCGTGTTTTCTTGCAAAGCAAAGCCAATGTATATTTTGTGTACGGAGAGCCACCATCCCTGCACATTCTGAGTATGTTGCTGTCTGCCGCAGCAAAGTTTGCCTTGCCACCTCTGGGTAAAGTTTGGGTTGTTACGTCCCAGTGGGATTTTAACACGTGGTCTATTAACAGGATTTGGGACATCGAGGTTTTCCATGGGGCCATCTCGTTTGCAGTTCATTCCAGTCAGCCGCCAGGATTCCCAGACTTCCTTCAGATTGTTAGACCTTCCTGGTCCAAAGGAGACGGCTTTATCCAGGAATTCTGGGAGCAAGCGTTCAGCTGCTCTATGACAATGTCTGATCCGCATAAGGAGAATGAGAGAATATGCACTGGGGAGGAAAAGCTGGAGAGCCTTCCTGCAATTTTTTTTGAGATGCGCATGACTGGCCGCAGCTACAGTTTATACAATGCCGCATATGCTGTGGCACATGCGTTTCATGCCATGCACATGTCCAGgtctaaacaaaaaaaaaagatcaatggAGGACAACTCAACTTCCAAAATATAAAGCCGTGGCAG CTCCATCACTTTCTAAAATACATAGAATTCAACAACACTGCCAAAGACACGGTACGTTTTAATGAAAATGGAGAAATATTGGAAGGTTTTGACATTACAAACTGGATAACTTTCTCAAATAGCTCTTTTGTTCGAGTAAAAGTTGGAAGACTGGATCCTCAAGCTCCTCGGGGCCAAGAGTTGATGGTTAATGACGATCAGATTGTTTGGCATAAAAGCTTTAATCAG GTCTTGCCCATATCTGTGTGCAATGACAACTGCCATCCTGGCTATAGCAAAAAAAAGAAGGACGGAGAAAAATTTTGCTGCTATGACTGTGTCTCATGTCCTGAACAGATGATCTCTGAGCAGAAGG ATATGGATGTCTGTGTCAAATGTCCAGAAGATCGTTATTCCAACGCACACCAAACTAAATGCATTTCCAAAGTTGTAATCTTCCTCTCTTACAAGGAACCTTTAGGGATCATCTTAGCTGTATTGtctatttctttctctctgatCACAGCTTTAGTGCTTGGAATCTTCATTAAGCATCAGGACACCCCaatagtcaaagccaacaaccggagcCTCACCTATATGCTCCTCATCTCCCTCCTGCTTTGcttcctctgctctttgctcttcattggacaACCTTTAAAagtgacctgccttctccgacaaacTACTTTTGGCCTTATCTTCTCTGTAGCCCTCTCcagtgtgttggccaaaaccatcactgtggttctgGCATTCACGGCTACCAAACCAGGATCTGGGATGAGGAAGTGGGTTGGGAAGAGAATGGCAAATTCCATTGTCCTTTTCTGCTCCTTTATTCAAGCAGGCATTTGTGTTCTTTGGTTAAGtacttccctccccttcccagataAGGACATGCATTCACTGAATGACAAAATCATACTGGAATGTAATGAGGGCTCCGCTGCTATGTTTTACTGTGTCTTGGGCTACATGGGCTTTCTGGCCATTCTCAGCTTCACAGTAGCTTTCCTGGCCAGGAAGTTAcctgacagtttcaatgaagccaaattCATCACCTTTAGTATGTTGGTCTTTTGTAGTGTTTGGCTGACCTTTGTTCCAACGTACTTGAGCACCAAGGGAAAATCCATGGtggctgtggagatcttctctatCTTAGCCTCCAGTGGTGGTTTACTGGGCTGTATTTTCTCCCCCAAATGCTATATTATTATTCTAAGGCCTAAATTAAATAACAGGGAGCAGTTAATaaggagaaataaaataaaataa
- the LOC129339738 gene encoding vomeronasal type-2 receptor 26-like encodes MKKTVLIMLLLLVLLSHTVCKRHSTVCSINDDDLLPISHEFYQPGDLLIGYIVSHIFLVYDSPSFLYQPKGMLSKEPMSVTKNYQLPLALVFAVKEINENPNILPNISLGFHILNCNSLAQITYKATLSLLSTHERFVPNFQCDIQRNVMAVIGGYLPETTVHMADFLSIYNIPQLTYESFFPRQAGKIRFFSLYQMVPDETFQYMGIVHLLHRFRWTWIGLIAVDDDNGDRFLQTMVPLLSQNNICYSFILRTPKRTYKDEFIILLYRLQEQYPVLLESKATVYVVYGEPPTMHILRMFLYASENLPLGGKVWIVTSHWDFESLSIQRIWDVETFHGAISFAVHSNQPPGFQNFLQLIRPFWAKGDGFIREFWEQAFSCSFKISSLHEENERACTGEEKLENLPGMLFEMRMTGHSYNVYNAAYAVAHALHAFYIARFQHRRLIDGSRKAFQNVQPWQLHHFLRSMSFNNSAGDAVQFNDNGELVEGFDVTNWITFSNGSFIRVKVGRLAPQTPHGQELTINDDLIIWHRSFNKVLPLSKCNDNCYPGYSRKKKEGEKFCCYDCAPCPEGMISDQMDSNACVRCPDDQHSNEEHNQCIPKFMTYLSYKEPLGIILAILAVSFSMVIALVLGIFMMFRDTPIIKANNRSLTYILLISLLLSFLCSFLFIGQPGKVTCLLRQTSFGIIFSVALSSVLAKTITVVLAFLATKPGSRVRKWVGKRMANSIVLSCALVQAGLCTLWLSTSPPFPDKDMFSLNEKIIVKCNEGSVAMFYCVLGYLGLLATVSFTVAFFARRLPDSFNEAKFITFSMLVFCSVWLSFVPTYLSTKGKHMVAVEIFSILASSAGLLVCIFFPKCYLIILHPEMNNRDQLIRRKK; translated from the exons ATGAAGAAGACGGTACTGATAATGTTGCTTCTGCTTGTACTGCTGAGTCATACCGTCTGCAAGAGACATTCTACTGTCTGTTCCATAAATGATGATGACCTCCTTCCTATTTCTCATGAATTTTATCAGCCGGGTGACCTTCTCATTGGTTATATCGTCTCTCACATCTTCTTGGTTTATGACTCTCCCTCTTTCTTATACCAACCTAAAGGGATGTTGAGTAAAGAGCCTAT GTCTGTGACGAAGAACTACCAACTTCCCCTAGCCTTGGTGTTTGCTGTAAAAGAGATCAATGAGAATCCCAACATCTTACCAAACATCAGTTTGGGGTTTCACATCCTCAACTGCAACTCCCTTGCACAAATCACCTATAAGGCCACTCTGAGCCTCCTTTCCACACATGAGCGATTTGTTCCCAACTTTCAGTGTGATATTCAAAGAAATGTGATGGCTGTCATTGGAGGATATCTCCCGGAAACCACGGTCCATATGGCTGACTTTTTATCCATCTACAACATTCCACAG CTCACATATGAATCATTTTTCCCAAGACAAGCTGGCAAAATACGCTTTTTTTCCTTGTACCAAATGGTCCCAGATGAAACCTTTCAGTACATGGGAATTGTACATTTACTTCACCGTTTCAGATGGACATGGATTGGTCTCATTGCTGTGGATGATGACAACGGGGACAGATTTCTACAGACAATGGTGCCTTTGCTGTCACAGAATAATATCTGTTATTCCTTTATACTAAGAACACCAAAAAGGACATATAAGGATGAATTTATAATACTGCTTTACAGGTTGCAGGAACAATACCCTGTTCTTCTAGAGAGTAAAGCCACTGTCTATGTCGTATATGGAGAACCTCCAACAATGCACATTCTAAGAATGTTTCTCTATGCATCAGAAAACTTGCCGCTTGGAGGTAAAGTATGGATTGTGACATCCCACTGGGACTTTGAATCTTTGTCCATACAAAGAATTTGGGATGTAGAAACCTTCCATGGTGCCATATCCTTTGCAGTTCACTCCAATCAGCCCCCAGGATTCCAAAATTTCCTTCAGCTTATAAGACCTTTCTGGGCAAAAGGAGATGGTTTTATCCGGGAATTCTGGGAGCAGGCATTCAGCTGTTCTTTCAAAATTTCCAGCCTACATGAAGAGAATGAGAGGGCCTGTACTGGGGAAGAGAAGCTTGAGAACCTTCCTGGGATGTTGTTTGAAATGCgcatgactggccacagctacaATGTCTACAATGCTGcctatgctgtggcacatgctttgcatgccttCTACATAGCCAGATTCCAGCATCGAAGATTGATTGATGGCAGTAGGAAGGCATTTCAGAATGTGCAGCCATGGCAG CTCCATCATTTTCTAAGAAGCATGTCCTTCAACAACAGCGCTGGGGATGCTGTGCAGTTTAATGATAATGGAGAATTAGTGGAAGGTTTTGATGTTACAAATTGGATCACTTTCTCAAACGGGTCTTTTATTAGAGTAAAAGTAGGAAGACTGGCTCCTCAGACTCCTCATGGCCAAGAATTAACCATTAATGATGATCTAATTATCTGGCATAGAAGCTTCAACAAG GTTCTGCCGCTTTCTAAGTGTAATGACAACTGCTATCCAGGCTACAGCAGGaaaaagaaggagggagagaaatttTGTTGCTATGATTGTGCCCCATGTCCAGAAGGAATGATCTCTGATCAAATGG ATTCAAATGCCTGTGTCAGATGTCCAGACGACCAGCATTCAAATGAGGAACACAATCAATGCATTCCCAAGTTTATGACCTACCTTTCTTACAAAGAACCTCTAGGGATCATCTTAGCTATATTGGCGGTTTCTTTTTCTATGGTCATAGCTTTGGTGCTTGGAATATTTATGATGTTCCGGGATACACCCATCATCAAAGCCAATAACCGGAGCCTCACCtacattctcctcatctctctcttGCTTTCCTTCCTCTGCTCTTTTCTTTTCATCGGACAGCCTGGgaaggtgacctgccttctccgacaaacgtcttttggcatcatcttctctgTAGCCCTCTCCAGTGTGCTGGCCAAAACTATCACAGTGGTTCTGGCTTTCTTGGCTACAAAACCAGGATCCAGAGTGAGGAAATGGGTAGGGAAAAGAATGGCAAATTCTATTGTCCTTTCCTGTGCCTTGGTTCAAGCAGGACTTTGTACTCTTTGGCTAAGTACTTCCCCTCCATTCCCAGATAAGGACATGTTCTCACTGAATGAGAAAATCATAGTGAAATGTAATGAGGGATCAGTTGCCATGTTTTACTGTGTCCTGGGCTACCTGGGCTTGCTGGCCACCGTCAGCTTCACAGTGGCCTTCTTTGCCAGGAGATTACCggacagtttcaatgaagccaaatttatcactttcagcatgttggtcttttgcAGCGTTTGGCTGTCCTTTGTTCCAACTTACTTGAGCACGAAAGGGAAACACATGGtggctgtggagatcttctccatcttggcctcctctgctgGTTTACTGGTATGCATATTTTTCCCTAAATGCTACCTCATTATTCTGCACCCTGAGATGAACAACAGGGATCAATTaataagaaggaaaaaatga